The region GCCTCGGTGTAGGCCTGAAGGTCTTCTTTCCGTTCGAGATAGAGGCTACTCGTCAAGTGGTCGAGAACAACCACATCCAGATCAGTTGTGTTCGGAAATGAGAAGATAACGAAAGGCCCGGTGACGCCGATATGGGCTCCCGCGGCGAACGGCAGTACCTGAAGCCGCACTTGAGGCAGGGTTGCCGCCTCCCGCAGTCGCTCCAGTTGCCGAGCCATCACCTCCGGGCCGCCGACCTCGCGTTTTAACACGGCCTCGTCCAGGACCGCGGTCAGTTCCAGCGGGGGATTCGAACGCAGGACGTCCTGCCGGGCGAGGCGCACCTCGACGAGTGCGTCGAGCTTGTCGTCCTCCAGGCCGCCGACGGCGACCCGGGTCACCTCCCGCGCGTACTCGGGTGTTTGGAGCAGTCCGGGTACCACCGAGGTCTCCAGCGTGCGCATCCCGCTGGCCTGGGACTCCAGACTGATGAAGTCGCGGTACGCGGGCGGCAGGACCCCGCGGTAGGCGTGCCACCAGTGGTGGCGTCCATTGCCCTCGGAGCCCGCGAGGCCGACCAGGAGCTCCCGTAACTCGGGCTCCGTGACGGCGTAGGCGTCCAACAGGCGCTCCACGTCGGCCGGTTTCACCCCACTGATACCGGTCTCGATGCGGCTCACCTTCGACTGGTGCCAGCCGACGAGACGGGCCGCCTCACCACTGGTGAGGCCCACACCGGCGCGCAGCGCGCGCAGTTCGGCACCGAGCTTGCGG is a window of Streptomyces mirabilis DNA encoding:
- a CDS encoding helix-turn-helix domain-containing protein; amino-acid sequence: MQHGPAVRRRKLGAELRALRAGVGLTSGEAARLVGWHQSKVSRIETGISGVKPADVERLLDAYAVTEPELRELLVGLAGSEGNGRHHWWHAYRGVLPPAYRDFISLESQASGMRTLETSVVPGLLQTPEYAREVTRVAVGGLEDDKLDALVEVRLARQDVLRSNPPLELTAVLDEAVLKREVGGPEVMARQLERLREAATLPQVRLQVLPFAAGAHIGVTGPFVIFSFPNTTDLDVVVLDHLTSSLYLERKEDLQAYTEAFNALQFHALSPEDSLDYIAGIGDGA